One Leclercia pneumoniae genomic region harbors:
- a CDS encoding DUF7167 family protein translates to MGRKFKVYLDSGANIHSRYEAEVDLDDFGISSEEWDEMSDEEQQETMREVAWERMEWGYNEIK, encoded by the coding sequence ATGGGCAGGAAGTTCAAAGTTTACCTGGATTCAGGGGCGAACATCCACAGTCGCTATGAGGCAGAGGTTGATCTGGATGACTTCGGAATCTCGTCAGAGGAATGGGATGAAATGTCTGACGAAGAGCAGCAGGAAACCATGCGTGAAGTAGCGTGGGAGCGCATGGAATGGGGCTACAACGAAATTAAATAG